In the Sus scrofa isolate TJ Tabasco breed Duroc chromosome 7, Sscrofa11.1, whole genome shotgun sequence genome, one interval contains:
- the RNASE9 gene encoding inactive ribonuclease-like protein 9 isoform X2, whose amino-acid sequence MWTLINTQPLLLLFLLLRPLLFLKTDDYAISGAKEEEFYDYMEELYAVGPTKPPTRESFKKRVLVSSDGKPLADKDYCNEEMKMKNVHNRFFCVKEHFFLQASYESIRHICYNLFVPCRNNVRKCHRGREIIKAVHCLLISGITMPTCMYKSTYKEGLVLLTCQWENEIGDIIPNHVNDIILV is encoded by the coding sequence ATGTGGACTCTGATCAACACGCAGCCCCTACTTCTGCTGTTCCTGCTTCTGAGGCCACTGCTGTTCCTAAAGACAGATGACTATGCTATATCaggagcaaaagaagaagaattttacGATTACATGGAAGAATTATATGCTGTAGGGCCTACAAAACCACCCACCAGAGAATCATTTAAAAAGCGCGTCCTTGTTAGTAGTGATGGGAAACCATTAGCTGATAAAGACTACTgtaatgaagaaatgaagatgaaaaatgtTCACAACAGGTTCTTCTGTGTTAAAGAACATTTCTTCCTCCAAGCATCATATGAGAGCATTCGACACATCTGTTACAATTTATTTGTGCCATGTAGAAATAATGTTAGGAAATGTCACAGAGGTagggaaataataaaagcagtgCATTGTTTGTTAATAAGTGGGATTACAATGCCAACCTGTATGTACAAATCTACTTACAAGGAGGGACTGGTCCTTCTGACTTGTCAATGGGAAAATGAAATTGGAGATATTATTCCTAATCATGTAAATGATATTATACTGGTATAA